In one Lysobacter alkalisoli genomic region, the following are encoded:
- a CDS encoding GyrI-like domain-containing protein, whose product MPKIDLKRELKHLYQPSAKEVVQVDVPTFQFLMIDGEGDPNTSPAYAEAVEALFSVSYTAKFMLKKGAQGTDYAVMPLEGLWWSDDMSAFTSNDRSKWRWTMMIMQPHFVEEAVIHAAIAEVKRKKALPAVNALRLENFTEGTCAQTLHIGPFTEEGPTIQRVHDFIGARSALAGKHHEVYLSDIRRADPSRWRTIIRQPME is encoded by the coding sequence GTGCCGAAGATCGATCTCAAGAGAGAACTGAAGCATCTCTACCAGCCATCCGCGAAGGAAGTGGTTCAGGTCGATGTGCCGACTTTCCAGTTCCTCATGATTGACGGCGAGGGCGATCCCAACACATCACCTGCGTATGCCGAGGCGGTGGAAGCGTTGTTCTCCGTGTCCTACACGGCGAAGTTCATGCTGAAGAAGGGAGCGCAAGGAACTGACTATGCAGTCATGCCCCTCGAAGGCCTCTGGTGGTCAGACGACATGTCCGCCTTCACCAGCAACGACAGGTCGAAGTGGAGATGGACGATGATGATCATGCAGCCCCATTTTGTGGAGGAAGCGGTGATTCATGCGGCCATCGCGGAAGTGAAGAGAAAGAAGGCGCTTCCCGCAGTGAATGCGCTCAGGCTGGAGAACTTCACCGAAGGAACATGTGCGCAGACGCTCCACATCGGCCCTTTCACTGAAGAAGGCCCCACCATCCAGCGAGTCCACGACTTCATCGGTGCGCGCTCCGCGCTTGCCGGCAAGCACCATGAGGTGTACCTGAGCGACATACGTCGCGCCGATCCGTCCAGGTGGAGAACCATCATCCGCCAGCCCATGGAATGA
- a CDS encoding nuclear transport factor 2 family protein — protein MSHEFDPEAFVQRQLEAYNAHDLQRFVDEYSDDVLVYRLPASEPVIVGKAALAEHYRANRFNLPELHAEVVNRMVLGNKVIDHERVTGLATSPLEVAAIYEVTPDGISKVWFVSAR, from the coding sequence ATGTCCCACGAATTCGACCCGGAAGCATTTGTCCAGCGACAGCTCGAGGCCTACAACGCCCACGACCTGCAGCGCTTTGTCGACGAGTACAGCGATGATGTTCTCGTGTATAGACTGCCTGCGAGCGAACCGGTGATCGTGGGCAAGGCGGCGCTGGCCGAGCACTATCGCGCCAACCGCTTCAATCTCCCCGAGCTTCATGCCGAGGTCGTGAACCGCATGGTGCTGGGCAACAAGGTCATCGATCACGAACGCGTCACAGGTCTGGCCACTTCCCCACTTGAAGTCGCGGCCATCTACGAGGTCACGCCGGATGGCATATCAAAAGTATGGTTCGTCAGCGCCCGGTAG
- a CDS encoding pyrimidine dimer DNA glycosylase/endonuclease V, with product MRLWSLHPRYLDAKGLVAAWRESLLAKAVLKGETRGYTRHPQLERFRGHPTPRLAINAYLAGLHAEAVSRGYAFDRSKLGPLRTVEPIPVTTGQLACEWKHLLDKLAVRSPALFDQFRSVASPVCHPLFRPGPGPVASWERATERPAGKRPATRR from the coding sequence ATGCGCCTCTGGTCCCTCCACCCCCGCTACCTGGACGCCAAGGGGCTTGTCGCCGCGTGGCGTGAAAGCCTGTTGGCCAAGGCTGTCCTGAAAGGCGAGACACGCGGGTATACGCGACATCCGCAGCTCGAGCGGTTCCGCGGCCACCCCACTCCCCGGCTTGCGATCAATGCGTATCTCGCCGGCCTTCATGCCGAGGCGGTGTCGCGCGGGTATGCCTTCGACCGGAGCAAGCTCGGCCCGCTGCGCACGGTCGAGCCCATTCCGGTGACCACGGGCCAGTTGGCCTGCGAATGGAAGCATCTGCTCGACAAGCTGGCGGTGCGCAGCCCGGCGCTCTTCGATCAGTTCCGTTCCGTGGCCAGTCCGGTCTGCCATCCGCTGTTCCGCCCCGGCCCGGGCCCGGTGGCATCGTGGGAGCGGGCGACAGAGCGACCCGCCGGGAAGCGTCCGGCAACACGGCGGTGA
- a CDS encoding VOC family protein, with translation METMELHRGRLIDHVQLVVRDLDASRRFYEAVLDVLGVPVSGEGEGFFWADELVVSSADSEAAQGALTGRVHLAFQAKDEAMVRAFHAAALAAGGSDNGAPGLRPYHPTYYGAFVLDPDGNNIEAVYHGPAQRSADSVKVTF, from the coding sequence ATGGAAACGATGGAATTACACCGCGGCCGCCTGATCGACCATGTCCAGCTTGTCGTCCGCGATCTCGACGCCAGCCGGCGTTTCTACGAGGCGGTGCTGGATGTCCTTGGCGTGCCGGTCAGCGGCGAGGGCGAGGGTTTCTTCTGGGCCGACGAGCTGGTCGTGTCCAGCGCCGACAGCGAGGCCGCGCAGGGCGCGCTGACCGGGCGGGTGCATCTTGCCTTCCAGGCGAAGGACGAGGCGATGGTGCGTGCCTTCCATGCCGCCGCACTGGCCGCTGGCGGAAGCGACAACGGCGCACCGGGCCTGCGTCCATATCATCCGACCTATTACGGCGCGTTCGTGCTCGACCCGGACGGCAACAACATCGAGGCGGTGTACCACGGGCCCGCACAGCGCAGCGCGGATTCGGTGAAGGTGACGTTCTAG
- a CDS encoding BON domain-containing protein, which produces MNLISRSTLQKARHASHVGATAALAAMLVAGTAYAVVNAQAQTETVNEAESSQPVGDTWITTKVKSKLLAHSETEGTEIDVDTLNGVVHLSGALGSQAEIDKAVEIARSTEGVVDVDASGLTVSIADTEHPGE; this is translated from the coding sequence ATGAACCTGATCTCCAGAAGCACGCTTCAGAAGGCCCGGCACGCGAGCCATGTTGGCGCGACCGCGGCGCTCGCGGCCATGCTCGTGGCGGGCACCGCCTATGCGGTCGTCAACGCGCAGGCACAGACCGAAACGGTGAACGAGGCCGAGTCGTCGCAACCGGTCGGCGACACCTGGATCACCACCAAGGTGAAGAGCAAGCTGCTTGCCCACAGCGAGACCGAAGGCACCGAGATCGATGTCGACACACTCAATGGCGTGGTGCATCTGTCCGGCGCGCTCGGCAGCCAGGCCGAGATCGACAAGGCGGTCGAAATCGCCCGCAGTACCGAGGGCGTCGTCGACGTGGACGCCAGCGGCCTGACCGTCTCGATCGCCGATACGGAGCATCCCGGCGAGTAG